From Leishmania donovani BPK282A1 complete genome, chromosome 34, the proteins below share one genomic window:
- a CDS encoding NLI-interacting factor, putative, which yields MHARSLLRQQTSAAALQPLRSVVAIGLRQEFDPHWPLPLPPPLPMNKQKHTLVLDIDETLIHTYAMGLHDDSKDRTRDPALQGVSLIDYNVLLRPHLKEFLEEVNQLFEVVFWTAGTASYCCAVLDALEQQVMQLPRSFYSHVELAKESHKMKSSTSHTNFYALSRTQTLEQQGYMKYLPMLGRKMSSVVMLDDNVRSFPLTPRNGIRIDAFDPDDRVLQRYMFALRRVQEEKPHEMEDALVQCLQQGQQEIARLEKDRALLDVLPVLRAVAQVPAGQDVTKELDHWRDLDYVRCDDFMETMNVRSAVRQQILGVTLPERRSTPIPAQKLSFMNSGFLESANAEMTLHHTRSARHSKL from the coding sequence ATGCatgctcgctctctcctgcggcagcagacctcagccgcggcactgcagccTCTCCGCTCCGTTGTGGCCATTGGACTGCGTCAAGAATTTGATCCGCACTGGCCACTtccgcttccgccgccgctgccgatgaaCAAGCAGAAGCACACGCTGGTGTTGGACATTGATGAGACACTCATCCACACGTACGCCATGGGCCTTCATGACGACAGCAAGGACCGAACCCGCGacccggcgctgcagggTGTCTCCCTCATCGACTACAATGTGCTGCTTCGCCCGCATCTGAAGGAGTTCCTGGAAGAGGTGAACCAACTCTTCGAGGTGGTCTTTTGGACGGCAGGGACCGCCTCGTACTGTTGCGCCGTGCTTGACGCGCTCGAGCAGCAGGtgatgcagctgccgcgctccTTCTACAGCCATGTGGAGCTAGCCAAGGAAAGTCATAAGATGAAAAGCAGCACAAGCCACACAAACTTCTACGCCctctcacgcacgcagacgctGGAGCAGCAAGGTTACATGAAGTACCTTCCCATGCTAGGGCGGAAGATGAGCAGCGTCGTTATGCTGGACGACAACGTGCGCAGCTTCCCACTCACCCCACGCAACGGCATTCGCATCGACGCCTTCGACCCTGACGACCGGGTGTTACAGCGCTACATGTTCGCCCTGCGCCGAGTCCAGGAAGAGAAGCCGCACGAGATGGAAGACGCCCTGGTGCAGTGCCTGCAGCAGGGACAGCAAGAGATTGCTCGCCTGGAGAAGGATCGTGCCTTGCTGGAtgtgctgccggtgctgcgcgctgtggcgcaggtGCCCGCCGGCCAGGACGTGACAAAGGAGCTGGACCACTGGCGGGATCTCGATTACGTCCGCTGCGACGACTTTATGGAAACCATGAATGTGCGCtccgcggtgcggcagcagatACTCGGCGTCACGCTGCccgagcggcgcagcacaccgATTCCGGCGCAGAAGCTGAGTTTCATGAACAGCGGTTTTTTGGAATCAGCGAACGCAGAGATGACGCTTCACCACACTCGTAGCGCGCGCCATTCCAAACTGTAG
- a CDS encoding mitochondrial DNA polymerase I protein A, putative, with translation MDPFQRTADVPRHAFRIVPMTHLTSTTGAKPSESTWSFPDGSASSSSAIGALPFGGLAAGVLQSDTAAWIQSRFHKLPESEETTRNLQKWRQFGLQIGSAAASQPSPPPEQQQPQATARLRPEESADDKDGVQLLHECRQNGAAAPALLSHSGPSSTRIHAWRIADASSKERAAVNSAHDDYYVFVSDDDERGANGGSAACQRQTEATPPHSAPRTRIPGPALVTLPEHAPDTSDVAGTDAIFRLQVELAKLSEKVQHSTEEQRCGPPRRNGSVSGDGGSSMWAAKRGGGKKRKRDAKTTHNDDGNEEAEANVGSERVETGAVMQDQSASSSGARSKPTARRRDGAGTNTAAGTSGAKRKPKTRKRGGGDAILPGALGPSVCATPAPRTLFSLTSSEAVGGAMAELQGGPTAAAMVSVPYIYLQESAEELFSDVRRALNDPDRIQAPPLFVGVSALSSNSNAAAALASVETRTNFTYYSSGAKTAKRRVSCCFSSLDPVRSHQHVELVLIRWKDDMYALPAQTVGLAFLCRVLIELPGVELITFNAQVLLVALLAYCKGTLWSNCVSDVRVMAWMAQLHVASTLSKAPSAVRALAGGGSAAAADGASDADTSVLYDYSQLLLHVCGGKLPPTVQLESMSNAGCFSHSTINLAEGIGTAAAAAAAAAAAAPAPPLTSAQCQLAHQVYYLATVYRSLYGLLGSKGLLQAFLRQEKRIALLLALLKYNGMRVDLHEVHRYQKSCEAEMARQRQLASKLVPELGEDFNIQSHDQCRRALYEVLQLGKYLLKSGNGEAVGATGLTITKGGRLSTAEDTLRALARHHEFPACLLRYRKVSKLMQTYIEGMMGYAVVHSSAQASPAPCLDSVNAETGASESTKGQQQAHGNDEGAKAVSPLFIREAVDVNGDSPFVDRQLHTSSSGYSAGSAEPMPARNQRSSREEASATPAGEVILPARGYATLHPNFLQEGTDTGRLSCVEPNLQNLPRNGIAAAVAGNDAEEDGEEDLLGFRRCFVATGGCVLLSIDYEQIELRVLAHLCGDAALVDALTTSADIHRAIAEVVFKKKPVSTEERSLAKRVVFGVLYGAGPKTLATHMGVTVDRALHITSLLTNAFPGIDAYHRRVIEEARANGFVRTLSGRLRYLPDIRSTVLSRRSYAERQAFNSVVQGSAADVMKMAMLAVSKEVLQRYDRSDVSLLSQIHDEMVFMVRKELLPMVVPLVSSAMSHAMQLLVPLSVTAKFGDSLGNLQEWSVEHDLGVM, from the coding sequence ATGGACCCTTTTCAGCGAACGGCCGATGTCCCGCGCCACGCCTTTCGCATTGTGCCAATGACACACCTCACCTCCACGACCGGGGCCAAGCCGTCTGAGTCCACCTGGTCCTTCCCTGACGGGAGCGCGTCTTCGTCCTCTGCCATCGGTGCACTGCCCTttggcggcctcgccgcAGGGGTCCTTCAGAGCGACACTGCTGCATGGATACAGTCACGCTTTCATAAGCTGCCAGAGAGCGAGGAAACGACGCGAAATCTACAGAAGTGGCGTCAGTTCGGACTTCAGATTgggtcggcggcggcttcgcagccatcaccgccaccagaacagcagcagccacaggcCACCGCCCGTCTTCGCCCCGAGGAAAGCGCCGACGACAAGGACGGGGTCCAACTGCTACACGAGTGCCGCCAGaacggagctgcagcgccggctctCCTATCGCATAGCGGCCCAAGCAGCACACGTATCCATGCGTGGCGTATCGCCGACGCCTCCTCCAAAGAACGAGCGGCAGTGAACTCTGCTCACGACGACTACTACGTCTTCGTgagcgacgatgacgagcgCGGCGCGAATGGTGGTAGTGCGGCGTGCCAACGGCAAACCGAGGCGACCCCGCCACACAGCGCGCCGCGCACCCGCATCCCTGGTCCGGCGCTGGTCACGCTGCCCGAGCATGCCCCCGACACAAgcgacgtcgccggcacCGACGCCATCTTTCGACTGCAGGTGGAGCTGGCAAAACTATCAGAAAAGGTGCAGCACAGTACCGAGGAGCAAAGGTGTGGGCCTCCAAggcgcaacggcagcgtcagtggcgacggcggatCATCCATGTGGGCAGCGAAGCGCGGGGGCGGCAAGAAACGGAAGAGGGATGCGAAGACAACTCACAACGATGACggcaacgaggaggcggaagcAAACGTGGGCAGCGAACGAGTCGAGACCGGCGCCGTCATGCAAGACCAGAGTGCGTCtagcagcggcgctcgaAGCAAGCCAACAGCACGGAGGCGCGATGGTGCTGGCACGAATACCGCTGCTGGCACCTCCGGTGCGAAAAGAAAGCCGAAGACGAGGAagcggggtgggggcgaCGCAATCCTCCCCGGTGCCTTGGgtccctctgtgtgtgcgacgCCAGCTCCGCGCACGCTTTTCTCTCTGACATCTTCCGAAGCTGTCGGGGGTGcgatggcggagctgcagggtGGACCCACTGCGGCGGCCATGGTCTCTGTCCCCTACATCTACCTGCAGGAATCGGCCGAGGAGCTGTTCAGCGACGTGCGCCGGGCCCTCAACGATCCGGATCGCATCCAAGCACCACCTCTGTTTGTCGGTGTTTCGGCACTCAGTAGCAATAgcaacgcggcagcggcgctcgcgaGTGTGGAGACTCGCACGAACTTTACCTAttacagcagcggcgccaagACGGCGAAGCGCCGCGTGTCGTGCTGTTTCTCTTCCCTCGACCCCGTGCGTAGCCACCAGCACGTGGAGCTTGTTCTGATACGGTGGAAAGACGACATGTACGCGCTGCCGGCACAGACCGTTGGCTTGGCGTTTCTGTGCCGCGTCCTCATAGAGCTACCCGGGGTGGAGCTCATTACCTTCAATGCGCAGGTGCTCCTGGTGGCGCTACTCGCTTACTGCAAGGGGACATTGTGGTCGAACTGTGTCAGCGACGTGCGCGTGATGGCGTGGATGGCTCAGCTGCACGTGGCAAGTACTCTGTCGAAGGCTCcgtccgccgtgcgcgcTTTAGCGGGGGGAggctccgccgctgccgcggacgGGGCGAGTGACGCGGACACGAGCGTTCTCTACGACTACAGTCAGCTGCTCTTGCACGTTTGCGGCGGGAAGCTGCCGCCGACAGTGCAGCTGGAGAGCATGAGCAACGCGGGGTGCTTCTCGCACTCAACAATCAACTTGGCCGAAGGCATCGggactgccgccgccgccgccgccgcagcagcagcagcagcccccgCGCCGCCCCTGACGTCCGCACAGTGCCAGCTAGCCCATCAAGTGTACTACTTGGCCACCGTGTACCGCAGTCTTTACGGTCTGCTGGGCAGCAAAGGGCTCCTGCAAGCGTTCCTGCGGCAGGAGAAGCGgattgcgctgctgctggcgcttctCAAGTACAATGGCATGCGCGTGGATCTGCACGAGGTTCACCGCTATCAGAAGAGCTGCGAGGCGGAGatggcacggcagcgccaacTTGCCAGCAAGCTCGTCCCGGAGCTCGGCGAGGACTTCAATATTCAGAGCCACGATCAGTGCCGCAGGGCACTCTACGAGGTGCTTCAGCTGGGCAAATACTTGCTCAAATCCGGAAATGGCGAAGCCGTCGGTGCCACGGGGCTCACAATCACAAAAGGGGGGCGGCTGTCGACGGCGGAGGACACACTGCGTGCCCTCGCCCGGCATCACGAGTTTCCTGCGTGCTTGTTGCGCTATCGAAAGGTGTCGAAGCTGATGCAGACATACATCGAAGGGATGATGGGCTACGCCGTGGTGCACTCTAGCGCACAAGCAAGCCCAGCTCCTTGTCTCGACAGCGTTAACGCTGAGACGGGGGCCAGTGAGAGCACgaaagggcagcagcaggcgcacggTAATGATGAGGGCGCCAAGGCCGTGTCGCCACTGTTTATAAGAGAAGCGGTGGACGTGAACGGCGACAGCCCGTTTGTGGATCGCCAGCTTcacacgagcagcagcggatacagcgctggcagcgccgaGCCAATGCCAGCACGAAATCAACGGAGCAGCCGCGAGGAGGCAAGTGCGACGCCGGCGGGCGAGGTCATTCTTCCTGCAAGGGGGTACGCCACGCTGCACCCAAACTTTCTTCAGGAGGGTACTGACACTGGACGGCTTTCCTGCGTTGAGCCGAATCTTCAGAATCTTCCACGTAATGGcatcgcagccgccgtggcaggcaacgacgccgaggaggacggcgaggaAGACCTCTTGGGTTTTcggcgctgcttcgtcgCCACTGGCGGATGCGTGCTCTTGTCCATTGATTACGAACAGATCGAGCTACGCGTACTAGCGCACCtgtgcggcgacgccgcgctcgtAGACGCGCTGACGACATCGGCAGATATTCACCGGGCGATCGCCGAAGTGGTCTTCAAGAAGAAGCCCGTAAGCACTGAGGAGCGCAGTCTAGCCAAGCGCGTCGTCTTTGGTGTGCTCTACGGCGCCGGCCCAAAGACGCTCGCGACGCACATGGGCGTTACGGTTGATCGGGCGCTGCACATCACCTCGTTGCTGACAAACGCCTTCCCCGGCATCGACGCGTATCACCGCCGCGTCATCGAGGAAGCCCGCGCCAATGGGTTCGTGCGCACTCTCAGCGGTCGCCTGAGGTACCTGCCGGACATCCGCAGCACGGTGCTCTCGCGACGGTCGTACGCGGAGCGGCAGGCCTTCAACAGCGTCGTGcagggcagcgccgcagacgTGATGAAGATGGCGATGCTTGCCGTGTCaaaggaggtgctgcagcgctacGATCGCTCCGACGTGTCCCTGCTTTCGCAGATCCACGACGAGATGGTCTTCATGGTGCGCAAGGAGCTGCTCCCgatggtggtgccgctggtgtCCTCAGCGATGTCGCACGCCATGCAGTTGCTCGTACCGCTGAGTGTGACGGCCAAGTTCGGCGATTCGCTGGGTAACTTGCAGGAGTGGTCCGTGGAGCACGACCTAGGCGTGATGTAG